The following coding sequences are from one Cloacibacillus sp. window:
- the rpsF gene encoding 30S ribosomal protein S6 has translation MRSYEMVVIFKADIEDHKTVSEETAEIARGLGAEVEKIDLWGKKRFAYPIDKQLEGFYTLYTFKLDPAQVKEMERLLSLKPNIVRQMVVNLEEK, from the coding sequence GTGCGGTCATACGAAATGGTAGTAATATTTAAGGCTGACATCGAAGATCATAAGACAGTATCTGAAGAGACAGCCGAGATCGCGCGCGGTTTGGGGGCAGAGGTCGAAAAAATTGATCTCTGGGGCAAGAAGCGTTTTGCCTATCCCATCGACAAACAGCTGGAGGGTTTCTATACTCTCTACACGTTTAAGCTCGACCCCGCGCAGGTTAAGGAAATGGAACGTCTCCTTAGCTTAAAGCCGAACATTGTGCGCCAGATGGTCGTCAATCTTGAGGAGAAATAA
- the ssb gene encoding single-stranded DNA-binding protein, translated as MSRDFNKVIIMGRLARDPDVRYTPSKQKVARFTVCTGRQWKNKATGELQSHTDFVPVTAWSFTADLIERYVKKGTQVLVEGRISTRDYDDVKTGQHKWVTEVVADNIVLLGSPRRGDEAGGDYQQSFGGQQGYGHAPQSDGMSAPDMGSLRGESGFADDFPLDFSELGGPDAPAGGSGDVEIPF; from the coding sequence ATGTCCAGAGATTTTAACAAAGTTATTATCATGGGCAGGCTCGCAAGAGATCCCGACGTGCGCTATACGCCCAGCAAACAAAAGGTCGCCCGCTTTACGGTGTGCACCGGACGGCAGTGGAAGAACAAAGCCACGGGCGAGCTTCAGAGCCATACGGATTTCGTTCCCGTGACGGCGTGGAGTTTCACGGCCGACCTGATTGAGCGCTATGTAAAAAAAGGCACTCAGGTTCTTGTTGAAGGCAGAATAAGCACAAGGGATTACGACGATGTCAAAACCGGTCAGCACAAATGGGTGACAGAGGTCGTGGCAGATAACATAGTTCTCCTTGGCTCGCCGCGCAGAGGCGACGAAGCCGGCGGAGATTATCAGCAGAGTTTCGGCGGACAGCAGGGCTACGGCCATGCGCCGCAGTCGGACGGCATGTCGGCTCCCGATATGGGCAGCTTACGGGGCGAATCCGGCTTTGCAGATGATTTTCCGCTTGACTTTTCGGAGCTTGGCGGCCCCGACGCGCCGGCAGGCGGATCAGGAGATGTAGAGATACCGTTCTAG
- the rpsR gene encoding 30S ribosomal protein S18, whose amino-acid sequence MENAFNRKRRKRRPKVCHFCVDKVEHVDYKEIDKLKKYITERSKIIPRRVTGTCAKHQRQLTRAIKRARLIALLPFTSD is encoded by the coding sequence ATGGAAAACGCATTCAATCGCAAGCGCCGCAAGCGCAGGCCGAAGGTATGTCATTTCTGCGTTGATAAAGTAGAACACGTGGATTATAAAGAAATAGACAAACTTAAGAAGTACATCACAGAGCGCAGCAAGATAATCCCGCGCCGCGTGACGGGTACATGTGCAAAGCATCAGCGTCAGCTTACCCGCGCCATCAAGCGCGCAAGGCTCATCGCGCTGCTGCCCTTCACATCAGATTAA